One genomic window of Pseudomonas chlororaphis subsp. piscium includes the following:
- the fabD gene encoding ACP S-malonyltransferase, translating to MITTFMFPGQGSQAKGMGGGLFDRFKDLSTQADRVLGYSIKELCLGDPGGRLSHTQFTQPALYVVNALTYYARLEDDATPADFVVGHSLGEFNALLAAGCFDFETGLQLVKKRGELMGQISGGAMAAILNANKNEIELTLARSGLNDVGIANYNTPSQFVISGPVGQVEASEALFQKSPMRYLRLNTSGAFHSELMQPAADVFAAFLNAFEFVNPTIPVVANFSARPYENKRIADGLAKQIASPVRWCGSVEYLLELAAGSGQEISFEELGHGEVLTRLVHTIRGQTPVANKRVASDADAPDKRCELSLSTVQKVHRALDRQTSSALEKVEAWNLNCPVGTKVKSFLIDYPSLETCTEAMVLFGHRPVVYMKGYNGYFDIDEVTLV from the coding sequence ATGATCACAACGTTTATGTTTCCGGGCCAGGGCTCGCAGGCGAAAGGGATGGGCGGAGGGTTGTTTGATCGATTCAAGGATCTGAGTACCCAGGCCGACCGTGTGTTGGGCTATTCGATTAAAGAGCTGTGTCTAGGTGATCCAGGAGGAAGGCTGAGTCACACGCAATTTACACAGCCTGCGCTGTACGTGGTTAACGCACTCACCTATTACGCCAGGCTCGAGGATGACGCCACGCCAGCGGACTTTGTGGTGGGGCACAGTCTCGGTGAGTTCAATGCACTGCTCGCGGCCGGCTGCTTTGATTTCGAGACGGGACTTCAGCTCGTGAAAAAAAGAGGTGAGTTGATGGGCCAGATATCCGGTGGAGCGATGGCTGCCATCTTGAACGCCAACAAGAACGAGATTGAACTCACGCTTGCCCGCAGCGGACTCAATGACGTTGGTATCGCCAATTACAACACGCCCTCACAGTTCGTCATCTCTGGTCCCGTCGGGCAAGTCGAGGCAAGCGAGGCACTGTTCCAGAAATCCCCGATGCGTTACCTGCGACTCAACACCAGTGGTGCTTTCCATTCGGAATTAATGCAGCCAGCGGCAGATGTTTTTGCAGCGTTTCTGAACGCATTCGAGTTTGTGAATCCGACAATCCCAGTGGTTGCCAATTTCTCCGCACGCCCCTACGAGAACAAACGGATTGCCGATGGGCTTGCCAAGCAAATTGCCAGCCCCGTGCGCTGGTGTGGAAGTGTGGAGTATCTACTTGAACTTGCCGCTGGGAGCGGCCAAGAGATCTCGTTCGAGGAGCTCGGGCACGGAGAAGTACTCACGCGCCTCGTTCATACCATCCGTGGGCAGACACCAGTTGCTAACAAACGGGTGGCGTCCGATGCCGATGCGCCGGATAAGCGTTGCGAGCTGAGTCTATCGACTGTTCAGAAGGTTCATCGCGCCTTAGATAGGCAGACTTCAAGCGCGCTTGAAAAGGTGGAGGCATGGAACCTCAACTGCCCGGTCGGAACGAAGGTGAAGTCATTCTTGATCGATTATCCCTCTTTGGAAACATGTACCGAAGCCATGGTTCTGTTCGGGCATAGACCGGTGGTTTATATGAAAGGGTACAACGGCTACTTCGATATAGACGAAGTGACGCTTGTCTGA